One stretch of Castor canadensis chromosome 12, mCasCan1.hap1v2, whole genome shotgun sequence DNA includes these proteins:
- the Arhgap25 gene encoding rho GTPase-activating protein 25 isoform X3 — MPHIPRMPRWGPDCGFPTLALLCCWNFRRKTPKLRKKAVFGQRLDETVAYEQKFGPHLVPILVEKCTEFILEHGVNEEGIFRLPGQDNLVKQLRDAFDAGERPSFDRDTDVHTVASLLKLYLRDLPEPVVPWSQYEGFLLCGQLMNADEAKAQQELMKQLSSLPRDNYSLLSYICRFLHEIQLNCAVNKMSVDNLATVIGVNLIRSKVEDPAVIMRGTPQIQRVMTMMIRDHEVLFPKSKDAPLSPPAQKNDPKKPPVPRSSVGWDATEDPPVSRTDSFSNMTSDSDATSPTGLQPGDQYQEDSSKGPKEKSGDWKVQSRKRTQTLPNRKCFLTSAFQGANSSKVEIFKNEFWSPSSGAKPGEGHRRTVSQDLRHLSDSQRTSTYDNVPALPGSPGNSASVFSAPACDSKKDVPASTNSETGPGRKDFGEEELDSLQRLVHDLRKEIETQKQMYEEQIKNLEKENYEVWAKVVRLNEELEKEKKKSAALEISLRNMERTREDVERRNKVLEEEVKEFVKSMKEPKTKTDA; from the exons CGGTGTTCGGCCAGCGCTTGGATGAAACCGTAGCCTATGAACAGAAGTTTGGCCCTCACCTCGTTCCTATCCTGGTAGAGAAGTGCACAGAGTTCATCCTCGAGCATGGTGTGAATGAAGAGGGCATCTTCCGTCTGCCTGGGCAGGACAACCTGGTGAAGCAGCTGAGAGATGCTTTTGATGCTGGGGAACGACCCTCCTTTGACAG AGATACAGATGTGCACACCGTGGCCTCTCTGCTAAAGCTCTACCTCCGAGACCTCCCAGAACCCGTGGTTCCCTGGAGCCAGTACGAGGGGTTCCTGCTCTGCGGGCAGCTCATGAATGCAGATGAGGCAAAG GCTCAGCAGGAGTTGATGAAGCAGCTCTCCAGCCTTCCTCGTGACAACTATAGTCTTCTGAGTTACATCTGCAG GTTTCTACATGAAATCCAGCTGAACTGTGCTGTTAACAAGATGAGTGTGGACAACCTGGCTACTGTGATTGGTGTTAATCTCATCAGGTCAAAGGTTGAAGATCCTGCTGTCATCATGAGAG ggACTCCTCAGATCCAAAGAGTGATGACCATGATGATCAGAGACCATGAAGTCCTTTTCCCCAAGTCCAAGGATGCACCCCTGTCACCCCCTGCACAGAAAAACGATCCTAAGAAACCTCCAGTGCCTCGGAGCTCTGTGGGCTGGGATGCCACTGAAGATCCCCCGGTTTCCAGGACAGACAGTTTTAGTAACATG ACAAGTGATTCTGATGCCACCAGCCCCACTGGACTGCAACCAGGTGACCAGTATCAAGAGGACAGCAGCAAGGGCCCCAAGGAAAAGTCAGGAGATTGGAAGGTGCAATCTCGTAAAAGGACACAAACACTCCCTAACCGGAAATGTTTCTTGACATCAGCTTTTCAAGGTGCCAACAGCAGTAAAgtagaaatctttaaaaatgagTTCTGGTCGCCGTCTTCCGGGGCTAAGCCAGGGGAGGGGCACAGGAGAACTGTGTCCCAAGACTTGCGCCACCTTTCTGACTCCCAGCGGACTTCCACCTATGACAATGTCCCTGCTCTGCCAGGGTCCCCTGGAAACTCAGCAAGTGTGTTCTCTGCACCTGCCTGTGACTCCAAGAAAGATGTTCCTGCCAGCACAAACTCCGAAACTGGGCCTGGAAGAAAGGACTTTGGAGAAGAGGAACTTGATTCTTTGCAGAGGTTGGTCCACGACCTgaggaaggaaatagaaacacAGAAGCAGATGTATGAGGAACAGATTAAAAA ccTTGAGAAGGAAAATTATGAAGTCTGGGCTAAGGTGGTAAGACTCAATGAAGAactagagaaggaaaagaagaagtctgCTGCACTAGAAATCAGCCTCCGCAACATGGAGCGCACCCGGGAGGATGTTGAGAGGAGAAACAAGGTCTTGGAAGAAGAAGTCAAAGAATTTGTGAAATCAATGAAGGAACCCAAGACCAAGACCGATGCTTGA